A window of the Brumimicrobium sp. genome harbors these coding sequences:
- a CDS encoding DUF2971 domain-containing protein: MKISELIKIGVKNGQYPQHLYRFRQLDDKFNGILENSAMWFSRPNSFNDPFDCTANLEHDYPQNTVIKWFEKQGMSIEELKDCSITEKQLKEIIESTVQENISKSYVCCFAEKNDNLLMWSHYTNGHTGVCLKFDITEDTDFFCTPIHVNYSESYPKENYIKNENKTINSILTTKAIDWQYEKEIRVIKPSSNQNKFTFKKTALREIIFGCKTEPQKINEIIDLVNKSGFSHVKFSQAIMDSNEYKLNFKSI; this comes from the coding sequence ATGAAAATTTCAGAATTAATTAAAATTGGTGTTAAAAACGGGCAATATCCTCAACACTTATACCGATTTCGTCAACTTGACGATAAGTTTAATGGGATACTAGAAAATAGTGCAATGTGGTTTTCTAGACCAAATTCTTTTAATGATCCATTTGATTGCACAGCTAATTTAGAACATGATTATCCTCAAAATACAGTAATTAAATGGTTTGAAAAACAAGGAATGAGTATAGAAGAATTAAAAGATTGTTCCATTACAGAGAAACAATTAAAAGAAATTATTGAATCAACCGTCCAAGAAAACATTTCAAAAAGTTATGTCTGTTGTTTTGCTGAAAAGAATGATAATTTATTAATGTGGTCACATTATACAAATGGTCATACCGGGGTATGTTTAAAATTTGATATAACAGAAGATACTGATTTTTTCTGTACTCCTATTCATGTCAATTATAGTGAAAGCTATCCAAAAGAGAATTACATTAAGAATGAAAATAAAACTATTAATTCTATTCTTACAACCAAAGCAATAGATTGGCAATACGAAAAAGAAATAAGGGTGATTAAACCCTCTTCTAATCAAAACAAATTTACATTCAAAAAGACAGCTTTAAGAGAGATTATCTTTGGATGTAAAACAGAGCCACAAAAAATAAATGAAATAATAGATTTAGTTAATAAATCTGGATTTTCTCATGTGAAGTTTAGTCAAGCCATAATGGATTCGAATGAATATAAGTTGAATTTTAAATCAATTTGA
- a CDS encoding TolC family protein → MRLAILFILFPVLVFSQNWTLDNCIDTALQNNLTLKSGLIRSQIASVHLKNSRHNLLPSLNAGVTHGYNWGQTIDLFTNQFATNRVMFDNFYLSSSITLFSGLQNYYTIKSNNVAVQESYLEQEIFQRNVKIDVAAAFLQVLLNKAIVGLSKDNLEKTKQQYKRIQELLLANQATQFEVSEIDAQQHLDNYTITKAENDLRYSKLLLQQLLNIPINDSFDVSASFSDSLTYSLISDTAISTLPEIVKIELGIQKQLYLIKSIKGRYYPSILLNGSIGSGYSGNNKMLNSNGDFVPRPFGEQFNNNLYQSISFSLNIPIFNKNATRNQVKIQELELQSLYINKQNEYNQLKQKIEQLLTDILNTSSQLEALEKVHSSALLNYENFQIRYETGNATYTQLIEAKNKLFQAESELIQVKYQLLFKQTVLGFYY, encoded by the coding sequence ATGAGATTAGCAATATTATTTATTCTTTTTCCTGTCCTGGTGTTCTCTCAAAATTGGACATTAGACAACTGTATTGATACTGCTTTACAAAATAATCTGACGTTGAAATCAGGACTTATCCGTTCACAGATAGCTTCTGTTCATCTTAAAAACTCAAGACATAATTTATTACCTTCTTTGAACGCAGGAGTAACACACGGTTATAACTGGGGACAAACGATTGATTTGTTTACCAATCAATTTGCAACAAATAGAGTTATGTTTGACAATTTTTATTTAAGCAGTAGTATTACATTATTCTCCGGGCTTCAAAATTACTACACAATAAAATCCAATAATGTTGCTGTTCAGGAAAGTTATTTGGAACAGGAAATTTTTCAACGGAATGTGAAAATAGATGTTGCGGCTGCTTTTTTACAGGTTTTACTTAACAAAGCAATTGTAGGATTATCTAAAGATAATTTAGAAAAGACAAAACAGCAATATAAAAGAATACAAGAGCTTCTTTTAGCTAATCAGGCAACACAATTTGAAGTATCGGAAATAGATGCCCAACAGCATTTGGATAATTACACCATAACCAAAGCGGAAAACGATTTACGCTATTCTAAATTATTACTTCAGCAATTGTTAAACATTCCAATCAATGATAGTTTTGATGTTTCTGCGTCTTTTTCGGATTCGTTAACATACTCTCTTATATCTGATACAGCTATATCCACACTGCCCGAAATAGTAAAAATAGAATTAGGGATTCAAAAGCAATTATATTTGATTAAATCAATAAAAGGACGGTATTACCCCTCAATTCTGTTAAATGGGTCAATCGGAAGCGGTTATTCTGGAAATAATAAAATGCTCAATTCCAATGGAGATTTTGTTCCAAGACCATTTGGAGAACAGTTTAACAATAATTTGTATCAATCCATTTCATTTTCATTGAATATTCCCATTTTTAATAAAAACGCTACACGCAATCAGGTGAAAATACAGGAACTGGAATTACAATCGTTATACATCAATAAACAAAACGAATACAATCAACTCAAACAAAAAATAGAACAGCTTTTAACGGATATTCTCAATACGAGTTCCCAACTAGAGGCATTAGAAAAAGTACATTCATCTGCATTATTGAATTATGAAAATTTCCAAATTCGTTACGAAACAGGTAATGCAACCTACACACAATTGATTGAAGCTAAAAACAAGCTGTTTCAAGCCGAATCGGAATTGATACAAGTAAAGTATCAATTATTGTTTAAACAGACAGTGTTGGGGTTTTATTATTGA